The segment TGATATGGATGATCCTTTGTGTTCATCTTATCTGCATCTCAAGCCAACCGGAGACAGATTTTATCTACAATGGTTTTCACCAAGCAGACCTTTATACCGATGGGGTTGCCAAAGTTCTTCCAGAAGGACAGTTGCGGTTAACCAACGGATCCGGACAGAGCATGGGTCATGCTTTCTACAAGAAACCGTTCGAGTTCACTTCACCCGAGTCACTGTCTTTCTCAACACATTTCGTGTGTGCTCTGGTTCCTAAGCCAGGATCTGGCGGTCACGGTATCGCCTTTGTTTTATCTGCCTCCACTGATCTCTCGCATGCAGACGTGACGCAGTACTTGGGACTTTTCAACATCTCGACTAATGTaaactcctcttcttcttctcacctAGTTGCTGTTGAGCTAGACACTGCCCTCAGCGCTGAGTTCGACGACAAAGATGCTAATCACGTTGGTATCAATGTCAACAACCTTACCTCTGTCGAATCTGCATCCGCTGCTTACTTCTCCGATATTAAAGGTAAGAACGAAACCATGGAGCTCTCCAGTGGAGACCCTATTCAAGTCTGGGTGGACTACATAGGAAACGTGCTTAATGTTACGATGGCACCTCTTAAGAATAATCAGAAGAAGCCAAGTCAGCCTCTTCTATCAACCTCTATCAACCTCTCCGAAATTTTCCCGGATAGAAAGATATTCATTGGCTTCTCTGGAGCCACAGGAACACTGAGAAGCTACCAATACATACTAGGATGGAGCTTCAGTAGTGGAAACGGTGCGTCACTGGAGCCCCTGGACGCCACTAAACTTCCTAGAGTTCCTACTCATAAATGTGGAACCTGGAGACCATCGACGCTGCTGATTATCCTCTTGGTGTTACTGGCAGTCATAGTTTTGGCTGTTCTCGTAGCAGCTTTTGTCTACAGGAGAAGGAAATACGCTGAAGTAAGAGAGGAGTGGGAAGAAGAATACGGTCCGCACCGGTTTTGCTATAAAACTCTGTACAATGCGACCAAAGGGTTTCACGAGGGTGGACTCCTCGGGAAAGGAGGTTTCGGAGAAGTGTACAGAGGAACTCTTCCTTGCGATGGACTGATAGCTGTGAAAAGAGTGTCCCACCGCGACGAAGGCGAAGGGATGAAGCAGTTCGTGGCTGAGATCGTGAGCATGGGTAACTTGAAGCACAAGAATATCGTCCCGCTTCTCGGCTACTGCAGAAGAAAAGGTGAGTTGCTTCTTGTGTCTGAATACATGCCCAACGGTAGTCTCGACCAGTACTTATTCCACGACGATAAACCGCCTTTTTCGTGGCGCCGAAGACTTAAAATAATCAAGGACGTAGCTTCGGCTCTCGGTTACATGCATGCAGGAGCACCCCAAGCTGTTCTCCACCGGGATGTCAAGGCTTCCAACGTTATGCTAGACGCTGAACTCAAGGCGAGGTTAGGGGACTTCGGCATGGCGAGGTTTCACGATGATTGGGCGGACAATGCAGCAGCTACAACCGCCGCTGTGGGGACCATTGGATACATGGCACCGGAGCTTACTACAGTGAGAGCTTCCACTGCGACCGACGTTTATAGCTTCGGTGCGTTTTTACTCGAGGTGACGTGTGGGAGGAGACCTGTCGACCCTGCGTTGCCTGAGGAGAAAAGGTATTTAGTTAAGTGGGTCTGCCAATGCTGGGAAACGGCTTCTTTGTTCGGAGCTAGGGATGTTAGAATGAGCGGTGAGATCTCGTCCGAGGAAGTGGAAATGGCGTTGAAAGTTGGGTTGCTTTGCACGAATGCTCTGGCGGAGATGAGACCTTCGATGGAAGAAGTTGTGCAGTACTTGAATGGAAGCCTAAAGCTGCCTGATATCTCCCTAAGCTCTCCTGGTATTGGTTCTAAGTTACTCCTTGCTTCTCACGCTACCAACACCTTCTCCGCGTCGTTTTACTCTTCTTCCTCTGGCGACGACTCTAGATTCGTCACTCACTCAATTCTCCTTGGCCACGGACGGTAaacttttgataaatttttcttctttaagcttcgtttttatttttttattttggaatgAAGAAAACCTTGTTAGGCTTGTGTGGGTATTGTGAAAac is part of the Raphanus sativus cultivar WK10039 chromosome 5, ASM80110v3, whole genome shotgun sequence genome and harbors:
- the LOC108861472 gene encoding probable L-type lectin-domain containing receptor kinase I.6, coding for MLNNSLVRIVVTRESDRISPVLWTCTGLYIYGCSSPKNLANEVHQSCRFELLPREIQNTRFVQDSTDSLFLSHMPHVLPMIWMILCVHLICISSQPETDFIYNGFHQADLYTDGVAKVLPEGQLRLTNGSGQSMGHAFYKKPFEFTSPESLSFSTHFVCALVPKPGSGGHGIAFVLSASTDLSHADVTQYLGLFNISTNVNSSSSSHLVAVELDTALSAEFDDKDANHVGINVNNLTSVESASAAYFSDIKGKNETMELSSGDPIQVWVDYIGNVLNVTMAPLKNNQKKPSQPLLSTSINLSEIFPDRKIFIGFSGATGTLRSYQYILGWSFSSGNGASLEPLDATKLPRVPTHKCGTWRPSTLLIILLVLLAVIVLAVLVAAFVYRRRKYAEVREEWEEEYGPHRFCYKTLYNATKGFHEGGLLGKGGFGEVYRGTLPCDGLIAVKRVSHRDEGEGMKQFVAEIVSMGNLKHKNIVPLLGYCRRKGELLLVSEYMPNGSLDQYLFHDDKPPFSWRRRLKIIKDVASALGYMHAGAPQAVLHRDVKASNVMLDAELKARLGDFGMARFHDDWADNAAATTAAVGTIGYMAPELTTVRASTATDVYSFGAFLLEVTCGRRPVDPALPEEKRYLVKWVCQCWETASLFGARDVRMSGEISSEEVEMALKVGLLCTNALAEMRPSMEEVVQYLNGSLKLPDISLSSPGIGSKLLLASHATNTFSASFYSSSSGDDSRFVTHSILLGHGR